From a region of the Rhodococcus sp. 4CII genome:
- the fadD32 gene encoding long-chain-fatty-acid--AMP ligase FadD32, with protein sequence MNAKFDDFIDETGHIRLDSGSTLVDYVQRHTRENSDELAYRYIDYSRDRDGEAQELTWEQFGHRLRAVAARLQQVTKPGDRVAVLAPQGLDYVISFFAAIHAGTISVPLFDPDEPGHTDRLHAVLGDCKPAAILTATSSAAGVRQFFRSLPAAERPRIIAVDAIPDSVGESWVRPEIDLDDIAYLQYTSGSTRVPAGVEITHRAVGTNALQMVDSIELNENSRGVTWLPLFHDMGLLTVILPALGGKYITIMSPRAFVQRPYRWIKELAAVSDGAGTFAAAPNFAFEHAAARGLPKNGESLDLSNVIGLINGSEPVTTSSMRKFNEAFAPYGLPKTAIKPSYGMAEATLFVSSTRHSDEARVIYVDRDELNAGRVVKVDQDAENAIPQVSCGYVARSQWAAIVDPESRIEQPDDRVGEIWLHGENIGIGYWGRTDETAETFHNKLTNRLAEGSHAEGTPEDANWMRTGDYGVYIDGELFITGRVKDLVIVDGRNHYPQDLEFSAQEASTALRPGFVAAFAVPANQLPAVVFENTQSGLNYDADDSAEQLVIVAERAPGAGKADPQPVADTVRAALSTRHGVTARDILLVPAGSIPRTSSGKIARRACKASYIEGTLRGGYTQTAFPDSVSE encoded by the coding sequence ATGAACGCGAAGTTCGATGATTTTATCGACGAGACGGGCCATATCAGGCTCGACTCGGGAAGCACGCTGGTCGATTACGTCCAGCGGCACACCCGGGAGAACTCGGACGAGCTGGCATACCGCTACATCGATTATTCGCGCGACCGAGACGGCGAAGCGCAGGAGCTGACCTGGGAACAGTTCGGTCACCGGTTGCGGGCCGTCGCGGCTCGCCTCCAGCAGGTCACCAAGCCCGGCGACCGAGTCGCAGTCCTGGCGCCGCAGGGTCTCGACTACGTCATCTCCTTCTTCGCCGCGATCCACGCCGGAACCATCTCGGTGCCCCTGTTCGACCCGGACGAGCCCGGCCACACCGACCGCCTGCACGCTGTCCTCGGTGACTGCAAGCCTGCCGCCATCCTCACGGCCACCTCCTCCGCCGCGGGTGTTCGGCAGTTCTTCCGGTCCCTCCCGGCGGCCGAGCGTCCCCGGATCATCGCCGTCGACGCCATCCCCGACAGCGTCGGCGAATCCTGGGTGCGCCCCGAGATCGACCTCGACGACATCGCCTACCTGCAGTACACGTCCGGCTCGACCCGCGTGCCCGCCGGTGTGGAGATCACGCACCGCGCGGTGGGCACCAACGCGCTGCAGATGGTCGACTCCATCGAGCTCAACGAGAACTCGCGTGGCGTCACCTGGTTGCCGCTGTTCCACGACATGGGGCTGCTGACGGTCATCCTGCCCGCCCTGGGCGGCAAGTACATCACCATCATGAGTCCGCGCGCGTTCGTGCAGCGGCCGTATCGGTGGATCAAGGAGCTGGCAGCGGTGTCCGACGGTGCGGGCACGTTCGCGGCCGCACCCAACTTCGCGTTCGAGCACGCGGCCGCCCGCGGTCTGCCGAAGAACGGCGAGAGCCTCGACCTGAGCAACGTCATCGGCCTGATCAACGGCAGCGAGCCGGTGACCACGTCGTCGATGCGCAAGTTCAACGAGGCGTTCGCGCCGTACGGGCTGCCGAAGACGGCGATCAAGCCGTCGTACGGCATGGCCGAGGCCACCCTGTTCGTGTCCTCCACCCGGCACTCGGACGAGGCCCGCGTCATCTACGTCGATCGTGACGAGCTCAACGCCGGCCGCGTCGTGAAGGTGGACCAGGACGCCGAGAACGCCATTCCGCAGGTGTCCTGCGGGTACGTCGCGCGCAGCCAGTGGGCTGCCATCGTCGACCCGGAGTCGCGCATCGAGCAGCCCGACGACCGGGTCGGGGAGATCTGGTTGCACGGCGAGAACATCGGCATCGGGTACTGGGGTCGTACCGACGAGACCGCCGAGACGTTCCACAACAAGCTCACCAACCGGCTCGCCGAGGGCAGCCACGCGGAGGGCACGCCCGAGGACGCCAACTGGATGCGCACCGGCGACTACGGCGTGTACATCGACGGTGAGCTGTTCATCACGGGCCGCGTCAAGGACCTCGTGATCGTCGACGGCCGCAACCACTACCCGCAGGACCTCGAGTTCTCGGCGCAGGAGGCCAGCACCGCGCTGCGTCCCGGCTTCGTCGCCGCGTTCGCGGTCCCGGCCAACCAGCTGCCCGCCGTCGTGTTCGAGAACACGCAGTCGGGTCTGAACTACGACGCGGACGATTCGGCCGAGCAACTCGTGATCGTGGCCGAGCGCGCACCGGGTGCGGGCAAGGCCGACCCGCAGCCCGTCGCCGACACCGTGCGGGCCGCGTTGTCGACCAGGCACGGGGTCACCGCGCGCGACATCCTGCTGGTGCCCGCGGGCTCGATTCCTCGTACGTCGAGCGGCAAGATCGCCCGCCGCGCGTGCAAGGCGAGCTACATCGAGGGCACCCTGCGCGGCGGATACACGCAGACGGCCTTCCCCGATAGCGTTTCCGAATAG
- a CDS encoding cutinase family protein — translation MTSTGRGTQKKKSSLLRKLTVLIVILLVILVAVIALWYLLAGRLPKPIPTPPGPERPNAQPASCPDVQVVVVPGTWESSATDDPYNPTANPASLMLNVSRPLQEQFPSSRADVYTVPYVAQFSNPVAFPPDGQQSYNNSRGAGTAATNDILVRRHAECPLTSFLLTGFSQGAVIAGDVASSIGAGNGPVPADLVLGVGLIADGRRDPAAATNVGQPVAGVGAELSLAGLQIPGITMTGARPGGFGDLTDRAVEICAPSDGICDAPAQALKPSNWIGSGLRLLEYNNNPVHAMYNSYVVDDSGTTATQWIAGWAAEKIEAAPTPAHS, via the coding sequence ATGACGTCGACCGGGCGCGGAACGCAGAAGAAGAAGAGCAGCCTCCTGCGCAAGCTGACGGTGCTGATCGTGATCCTGCTGGTGATTCTCGTCGCAGTGATCGCGCTCTGGTATCTCCTCGCCGGGAGGCTGCCCAAGCCGATCCCGACCCCGCCCGGTCCCGAACGTCCCAACGCCCAGCCGGCGAGCTGTCCCGACGTCCAGGTGGTGGTCGTCCCGGGCACCTGGGAGTCCAGCGCCACGGACGATCCGTACAACCCCACGGCCAATCCGGCGTCGCTGATGCTCAACGTGTCGCGACCCCTGCAGGAGCAGTTCCCGTCGTCGCGCGCCGACGTGTACACCGTTCCGTACGTCGCTCAGTTCTCGAACCCGGTCGCGTTCCCGCCGGACGGGCAGCAGTCGTACAACAACAGCCGCGGCGCCGGTACGGCCGCCACCAACGACATCCTGGTGCGCCGGCACGCCGAGTGCCCCCTCACCAGCTTCCTGCTCACCGGATTCTCCCAGGGCGCGGTCATCGCCGGTGACGTTGCGTCGAGCATCGGCGCTGGTAACGGGCCCGTTCCGGCGGATCTGGTGCTGGGTGTCGGGCTCATCGCGGATGGTCGCCGCGACCCGGCCGCCGCGACGAACGTCGGGCAGCCGGTCGCCGGCGTCGGCGCCGAACTGTCGCTGGCCGGACTGCAGATCCCCGGCATCACGATGACCGGTGCCCGGCCAGGCGGTTTCGGGGATCTCACCGATCGGGCAGTCGAGATCTGTGCCCCGTCGGACGGAATCTGCGACGCCCCGGCGCAGGCGCTGAAGCCGAGCAATTGGATCGGCAGCGGGCTGCGACTTCTCGAGTACAACAACAACCCCGTCCATGCGATGTACAACTCGTACGTGGTGGACGACTCCGGCACCACCGCGACGCAGTGGATCGCCGGTTGGGCCGCCGAGAAGATCGAGGCCGCCCCGACCCCGGCCCACAGTTGA
- a CDS encoding LLM class F420-dependent oxidoreductase: MSSDASSLRKFRFAAGGEGNADEGGARRFVKLAQKAEELGFDSFMIPDHLGNQVGPIAALGALAVATDKIRLGTAVLANGFRHPAILAKDAATIDVLSGGRLELGIGAGWMKEEFDKGGIEYERPGVRIAKLEESLQILDVLLRGQECNFDGKYYQIKGLTGSPRPRQGPRPPIAVGGGGPKMLALAAKYADIISVATPTSKEGKLLLSGVTLDKTMERVDRIREAAGDRFDDIELNWTITTIVITDDREQTAEMALAALDQGFPPNIEVDTKLSVEDILSSPYLAIGSFEEIADQIRMVREKTTMSYVGVFPTQMEAFAPIISQLKGE, encoded by the coding sequence ATGAGTTCCGACGCCAGCTCGTTGCGTAAGTTCCGATTCGCGGCAGGCGGAGAGGGCAACGCAGACGAGGGCGGCGCGCGTCGGTTCGTCAAGCTCGCGCAGAAGGCCGAGGAACTCGGATTCGACAGCTTCATGATCCCCGATCACCTGGGCAACCAGGTCGGACCGATCGCTGCGCTCGGGGCGCTCGCGGTCGCCACCGACAAGATCCGCCTCGGCACCGCCGTCCTCGCCAACGGCTTCCGGCACCCGGCGATTCTCGCCAAGGACGCCGCCACCATCGACGTGCTGTCGGGCGGCCGCCTCGAACTGGGCATCGGCGCGGGCTGGATGAAGGAAGAGTTCGACAAGGGCGGCATCGAGTACGAACGCCCGGGCGTCCGGATCGCCAAGCTCGAGGAGTCCCTGCAAATCCTCGACGTGCTGCTGCGCGGCCAGGAGTGCAACTTCGACGGCAAGTACTACCAGATCAAGGGACTGACGGGCAGCCCACGGCCGCGGCAGGGTCCGCGCCCCCCCATCGCTGTCGGTGGTGGCGGCCCGAAGATGCTGGCCCTCGCCGCCAAGTACGCCGACATCATCTCCGTGGCCACGCCGACCAGCAAGGAAGGCAAGCTGCTGCTGTCGGGGGTCACGCTCGACAAAACGATGGAACGAGTCGACCGGATCCGTGAGGCCGCCGGAGACCGATTCGACGACATCGAACTGAACTGGACCATCACCACGATCGTCATCACCGACGACCGGGAGCAGACCGCCGAGATGGCGCTCGCCGCCCTCGACCAGGGCTTCCCGCCGAACATCGAGGTCGACACCAAGCTGTCCGTCGAAGACATCCTGAGCTCGCCTTATCTCGCGATCGGAAGCTTCGAGGAGATCGCCGATCAGATCCGTATGGTGCGAGAAAAGACGACAATGTCTTACGTCGGTGTGTTCCCCACACAGATGGAAGCGTTCGCGCCGATCATCTCGCAATTGAAGGGCGAGTAG
- a CDS encoding DUF732 domain-containing protein: MPQHSRISTTFRRAIAVGALAVAASGLLVGCGSDDSTATSNPSTSATTSAAASSTAESSASAAPSASASASASASASASAPVTSPGEAATAPPKQPEAVPNDFPGPSEVPVSADGQKFLDALKSKGIAPAADGTMAVSTADFICQAKAEGKSDADTMVFVTAMVGTEASAAGQELTQEQATANAQTYMDVAHATYCK; the protein is encoded by the coding sequence ATGCCGCAGCACTCACGTATCAGCACCACCTTCCGACGGGCGATCGCGGTAGGCGCGCTCGCCGTCGCAGCGAGCGGATTGTTGGTCGGGTGCGGTAGCGACGACTCCACGGCGACGTCCAATCCGTCCACCAGCGCAACGACATCCGCTGCTGCGTCCAGCACCGCCGAGAGTTCGGCGTCCGCCGCGCCCAGCGCTTCGGCTTCGGCGTCGGCGTCGGCGTCGGCTTCGGCCTCGGCGCCGGTGACGAGCCCCGGCGAGGCGGCGACGGCGCCGCCGAAGCAGCCCGAAGCGGTTCCGAACGATTTCCCCGGCCCCAGTGAGGTCCCGGTCAGCGCCGACGGCCAGAAGTTCCTCGACGCGCTGAAGAGCAAGGGCATCGCGCCGGCCGCCGACGGCACGATGGCCGTGAGCACCGCCGACTTCATCTGCCAGGCCAAGGCCGAAGGCAAGAGCGACGCCGACACGATGGTGTTCGTCACAGCGATGGTCGGCACCGAAGCGTCCGCTGCGGGTCAGGAACTGACCCAGGAGCAGGCCACGGCCAACGCACAGACGTACATGGATGTCGCCCACGCGACCTACTGCAAGTAG
- the pks13 gene encoding polyketide synthase Pks13 (Pks13 is a key enzyme in mycolic acid biosynthesis.): MTVAQLRDWLRNWIADATGQPVGQITDDRPMEEFGLSSRDAVALSGEIEELVGVTLTATVAYQHPTIASLATRIIEGEPEQPDDSTDAAYYTSAATSDAHDIAIVGLASRFPGAGTTPAEMWRMLAEGRDGISDLPEGRWEEFTSDPQIKAAVEKANTQGGYLDDVKTFDAEFFAMSPLEVANVDPQQRLAMELTWEALEHARIPASDLKGEQVGVFIGSSANDYQLLAVSDPVHAHPYALTGTSTSIVANRVSYFYDFRGPSIALDTACSSSLVAVHQAVRSLRSGESDLALAGGVNMLVAPPATLGFDQLGVMAPNGRIKAFSSDADGMIRAEGGGLVVLKRLEDAERDGDEILAVIAGSAVNQDGRSNGLAAPNPDAQADVLRHAYRDAGINPAGVDYIEAHGTGTILGDPIEADALGRVVGRGRADDKPALLGSAKTNFGHLEAAAGAAGLIKVVLSMQEDTLPPTLNFAGPNPYIAFDKAHLQVIPEGAAWPRYTGSAVAGVSGFGFGGTNAHVVVREYTGPAVDEAAEPAAPAPAVPTETSVSEAVEPTVVLAVSGALPSRRRRAAADLADWLETEEGSTTALTDVARALARRNHGRSRAAVLAKTRAEAITGLRAVAAGKPGQGVFTADSPSSKGAVWVLSGFGSQHRKMAKQLYLENPVFAAAIDEVDALIEDEAGYSMKEKFLDDAIDYDVETSQVGIFTIQIGLAALLRHHGAEPEAVVGHSMGEAAAAYISGGLPLEDAVRVICARSRLMGEAEATLEGDDIRLMALVEYSASEIETVLTDFPHLEVCVYAAPTHTVIGGPEPEVNAIVARAEGEEKMARVLKTKGASHTSQVDPLLGELAAELAGIEPTKLKLGVYSSVDQDTYYRAGHEPIHREEYWTKGLRHSVYFTNAVRLAVGSGHTTFVELAPNPVALMSVAATAFDAGLHDMQLIQTLKRKEDEPLGVLAALAQLYVHGHAVDLSSLLPGGDFAAVPRTAWIRKPYWVETRIDSSGNTRVPGAHVSLPDGRHVWEVQAGAVTDLPALVTAAASQVLSDVTLAASVLHAHAPAEGTLTTTLNPHPGGASLQVHAKSGASFTLLFDAAVTSGEALPEPVLAAPVQATSPVEELPEVVEDIGDKWDPNGSQTLEDRLALIVAESMGYAPEDLPAEIPLIELGLDSLMAVRIKNRVEYEFDIPQLQLQAVKDANLMEVAKYLRYAVENREEVQALADQQKAEKEAAEAAEADRDAEAAEADRDAEDVSGSALDAEDTSVEAEAEAIIAGTPVPEIAEVPGTPETTQAPVADGDVPPRDAAERLTFATWAVVTGESAKGIFNTLPILGDEQAEKLAARLSERANGEITFDDVLDSTTIEELANVVRGFLEDSGKIDGLVRALRPRPEGSDAVPVFVFHPAGGSTVAYEPLLKRLPEGTPMYGFERTEGPIDVRAAEYLPLIREIQGNGPYVLYGWSLGGVLAYAVAKLLRESGADVRIVGLIDTVMAGEKVEDTPDEIRKRWQRYAAFAKKTYNVDYPLPYDKLAAAESDEEQIKILTELLKLSGTKIPGGIIEHQRTSWLDNRAIQTAELEQYDGDVVLYMADRYHDDVMNLEPAFKTRKPDGGWGDAVKNLEIIHVGGDHIQIVDEPYIAKVGADLTKKLAAIQAAGTGAHQ; this comes from the coding sequence ATGACGGTCGCGCAGCTGCGTGACTGGCTGCGCAACTGGATTGCCGACGCAACCGGGCAACCGGTCGGTCAGATCACCGACGACCGCCCGATGGAGGAGTTCGGTCTGTCGTCTCGCGACGCCGTCGCACTCAGTGGCGAGATCGAGGAACTGGTCGGCGTCACGCTCACGGCGACAGTCGCGTACCAGCACCCCACCATCGCGTCGCTGGCCACCCGCATCATCGAGGGCGAACCCGAGCAGCCCGACGACTCGACGGACGCCGCGTACTACACGTCGGCGGCGACGTCGGACGCGCACGACATCGCGATCGTCGGCCTGGCCTCGCGGTTCCCTGGGGCGGGAACGACTCCCGCCGAGATGTGGCGGATGCTGGCGGAGGGTCGCGACGGCATCTCCGACCTGCCCGAGGGCCGCTGGGAGGAGTTCACCTCCGACCCGCAGATCAAGGCCGCCGTCGAGAAGGCCAACACGCAGGGCGGCTACCTCGACGACGTGAAGACGTTCGATGCGGAGTTCTTCGCGATGTCCCCGCTGGAGGTCGCGAACGTCGATCCACAGCAGCGTCTGGCGATGGAACTGACGTGGGAGGCGCTCGAGCATGCCCGTATCCCGGCCAGCGACCTCAAGGGCGAGCAGGTCGGTGTGTTCATCGGCAGCTCGGCCAACGACTACCAGTTGCTCGCGGTCAGCGATCCCGTCCATGCGCATCCGTACGCGCTGACCGGTACGTCGACGTCCATCGTCGCGAACCGTGTCTCGTACTTCTACGACTTCCGCGGACCGTCCATCGCACTCGACACGGCGTGCTCGTCGTCGCTGGTGGCGGTGCACCAGGCGGTGCGCTCGCTGCGGTCCGGTGAGTCGGATCTCGCGCTTGCCGGCGGCGTAAACATGCTCGTGGCCCCGCCCGCGACGCTGGGCTTCGACCAGCTGGGTGTGATGGCCCCCAACGGCCGTATCAAGGCGTTCTCCTCCGACGCCGACGGCATGATCCGCGCCGAGGGCGGCGGTCTCGTCGTCCTGAAGCGTCTCGAGGACGCCGAGCGGGACGGCGACGAGATCCTCGCCGTCATCGCCGGCAGCGCGGTCAACCAGGACGGCCGCTCGAACGGTCTCGCGGCACCGAATCCCGACGCGCAGGCCGACGTGCTGCGGCACGCCTACCGCGACGCGGGTATCAACCCGGCCGGCGTCGACTACATCGAGGCGCACGGCACCGGCACCATCCTCGGCGATCCCATCGAGGCGGATGCGCTCGGGCGCGTCGTCGGTCGTGGGCGCGCCGACGACAAGCCGGCGCTGCTCGGTTCGGCGAAGACCAACTTCGGTCATCTGGAGGCGGCCGCGGGCGCCGCGGGTCTGATCAAGGTCGTGTTGTCGATGCAGGAAGACACCCTGCCGCCGACGCTGAACTTCGCCGGACCCAACCCGTACATCGCCTTCGACAAGGCACACCTGCAGGTCATCCCCGAGGGCGCAGCGTGGCCGCGCTACACCGGCTCCGCCGTCGCCGGTGTGTCCGGGTTCGGTTTCGGTGGAACCAACGCGCATGTCGTCGTGCGCGAGTACACCGGGCCGGCTGTGGACGAGGCGGCCGAGCCGGCCGCTCCGGCCCCCGCCGTTCCCACCGAAACATCGGTGTCCGAGGCCGTCGAGCCGACGGTCGTTCTCGCGGTGTCGGGTGCGCTGCCGTCGCGTCGCCGCCGTGCCGCCGCGGATCTGGCCGACTGGCTGGAGACGGAAGAGGGCAGCACCACCGCGCTCACCGACGTCGCCCGCGCTCTCGCACGCCGCAACCACGGCCGCTCGCGTGCCGCGGTACTCGCGAAAACCCGCGCCGAGGCCATCACCGGTCTGCGCGCCGTCGCCGCAGGCAAGCCCGGTCAGGGTGTGTTCACCGCGGACTCGCCGTCGTCGAAGGGGGCCGTCTGGGTGCTGTCGGGCTTCGGTTCGCAGCACCGCAAGATGGCCAAGCAGCTCTATCTGGAGAACCCGGTCTTCGCCGCGGCCATCGACGAGGTCGACGCGCTCATCGAGGACGAGGCCGGCTACTCCATGAAGGAGAAGTTTCTCGACGACGCGATCGATTACGACGTCGAGACCTCGCAGGTCGGCATCTTCACCATCCAGATCGGTCTGGCGGCCCTGCTGCGTCACCACGGCGCCGAGCCGGAAGCCGTCGTCGGGCACTCGATGGGTGAGGCCGCGGCGGCGTACATCTCGGGCGGTCTGCCGCTCGAGGACGCCGTGCGGGTGATCTGCGCTCGGTCCCGCCTGATGGGTGAGGCCGAGGCCACGCTCGAGGGCGACGACATCCGTCTGATGGCGCTCGTCGAATACAGCGCGTCCGAGATCGAGACCGTCCTCACCGACTTCCCCCACCTCGAGGTCTGCGTGTACGCGGCCCCGACACACACCGTGATCGGTGGCCCGGAACCCGAGGTCAACGCAATCGTGGCGCGCGCCGAGGGCGAAGAGAAGATGGCCCGCGTCCTGAAGACGAAGGGCGCCAGCCACACCTCGCAGGTCGATCCGTTGCTGGGTGAACTGGCCGCGGAGCTGGCCGGCATCGAGCCGACCAAGCTGAAGCTGGGTGTGTACTCGTCGGTCGACCAGGACACCTACTACCGCGCCGGCCACGAGCCGATCCACCGCGAGGAGTACTGGACCAAGGGTCTGCGCCACAGCGTGTACTTCACCAACGCGGTCCGCCTCGCCGTGGGTAGCGGGCACACCACTTTCGTGGAGCTGGCACCCAACCCGGTGGCCCTGATGTCCGTGGCGGCCACCGCATTCGACGCCGGTCTGCACGACATGCAACTCATCCAGACGCTCAAGCGCAAGGAGGACGAGCCGCTCGGTGTCCTCGCCGCGCTCGCGCAGCTGTACGTGCACGGGCATGCCGTCGACCTGTCGTCGCTGCTGCCGGGCGGCGACTTCGCGGCCGTGCCGCGGACCGCATGGATCCGCAAGCCGTACTGGGTGGAGACCCGGATCGATTCGAGCGGCAACACCCGTGTCCCGGGCGCGCACGTGTCGCTGCCGGACGGTCGCCACGTGTGGGAGGTCCAGGCCGGTGCGGTCACCGACCTGCCCGCTCTGGTCACCGCCGCTGCGTCCCAGGTGCTGTCGGACGTGACGCTCGCCGCGTCGGTCCTGCACGCGCACGCTCCGGCGGAGGGAACGCTCACCACCACACTCAACCCGCATCCGGGTGGTGCGTCGCTGCAGGTGCACGCGAAGAGCGGCGCGAGTTTCACACTGCTGTTCGACGCCGCCGTCACGTCCGGTGAGGCGCTGCCCGAACCGGTTCTCGCGGCGCCGGTGCAGGCGACGTCGCCGGTGGAGGAACTGCCGGAGGTCGTCGAGGACATCGGCGACAAGTGGGATCCGAACGGATCGCAGACGTTGGAAGACCGGCTCGCACTGATCGTCGCCGAGTCCATGGGCTACGCCCCGGAAGACCTGCCCGCCGAGATCCCGCTCATCGAACTGGGCCTCGATTCGCTGATGGCCGTTCGCATCAAGAACCGCGTCGAGTACGAGTTCGACATCCCGCAGCTGCAGTTGCAGGCCGTCAAGGACGCCAACCTGATGGAGGTCGCCAAGTACCTGCGCTACGCGGTCGAGAACCGCGAAGAGGTGCAGGCGCTGGCCGATCAGCAGAAGGCGGAGAAGGAAGCGGCGGAGGCCGCGGAGGCCGACCGTGACGCGGAGGCGGCGGAGGCCGACCGTGACGCGGAGGACGTCTCCGGGTCGGCGCTCGACGCCGAGGACACGTCGGTGGAAGCGGAGGCTGAGGCGATCATCGCGGGCACCCCGGTGCCCGAGATCGCGGAGGTGCCAGGGACCCCGGAGACCACGCAGGCACCGGTGGCGGACGGTGACGTTCCACCGCGCGACGCCGCCGAGCGCCTGACGTTCGCGACGTGGGCCGTCGTCACGGGTGAGTCCGCCAAGGGCATCTTCAACACGCTGCCGATCCTGGGCGACGAGCAGGCGGAGAAGCTCGCGGCTCGTCTGTCGGAACGCGCGAACGGCGAGATCACGTTCGACGACGTTCTCGATTCCACGACCATCGAGGAACTGGCCAACGTGGTGCGCGGATTCCTCGAGGATTCCGGCAAGATCGACGGTCTGGTCCGCGCCCTGCGGCCCCGCCCGGAGGGCTCCGACGCCGTCCCCGTGTTCGTGTTCCACCCGGCCGGTGGTTCGACCGTCGCGTACGAGCCGCTGCTGAAGCGTCTGCCGGAGGGCACGCCGATGTACGGGTTCGAGCGCACCGAGGGGCCGATCGACGTCCGGGCGGCCGAGTACCTGCCGTTGATCCGTGAGATCCAGGGCAACGGACCGTACGTGCTGTACGGCTGGTCGCTGGGCGGTGTGCTGGCCTATGCGGTGGCGAAGCTGCTGCGCGAGTCGGGTGCAGACGTCCGGATCGTCGGGCTGATCGACACGGTAATGGCCGGGGAGAAGGTCGAGGACACCCCCGACGAGATCCGTAAGCGCTGGCAGCGGTACGCCGCGTTCGCGAAGAAGACGTACAACGTGGACTACCCGCTGCCGTACGACAAGCTCGCTGCGGCGGAGAGTGACGAAGAGCAGATCAAGATCCTCACGGAACTCCTCAAGCTGAGCGGCACGAAGATTCCGGGTGGGATCATCGAGCATCAGCGGACGTCGTGGCTCGACAACCGAGCGATCCAGACCGCCGAGCTGGAGCAGTACGACGGCGACGTCGTCCTGTACATGGCCGACCGGTACCACGACGACGTGATGAACCTGGAGCCTGCGTTCAAGACCCGCAAGCCGGACGGCGGCTGGGGTGACGCGGTGAAGAACCTGGAGATCATCCACGTGGGCGGCGATCACATCCAGATCGTCGACGAGCCGTACATCGCGAAGGTCGGTGCCGACCTCACCAAGAAGCTGGCGGCGATCCAGGCCGCCGGAACCGGAGCGCATCAGTGA